One genomic region from Salvia hispanica cultivar TCC Black 2014 chromosome 2, UniMelb_Shisp_WGS_1.0, whole genome shotgun sequence encodes:
- the LOC125205466 gene encoding sister chromatid cohesion protein SCC2 isoform X1, translating into MSNPAGGGGFGGHHRGITLSNTVHSEVAPCLPLPSLPVFCGGRDQELRLFDNRGGASRRNASGADVAGRIADLLRNADVSYLNLKNEESIQPDGYVGKLNITNDVLRHEAESLEYVSPGPGMESTNRGNLTQSKFFERSMPAINQVPTDSLGTTNYQQDHNANNDIINSSRKPKVKRRTKADIPSAPCPDSREGQDAAVGGFCEWLEDICNRAEIPSDDREETEWQSLTQSDLKALVNEIMSIRSKNLLHIVPADTLSRMLKVLDRQIHRAEGLSIDDCEKLDAEVVSSLYCALESIHAALAIMAHDGMPKQIYKEEYIERILDFSRHQILDVMFACDPAYRALHKPNYNLDDEEDDEVEDFGSSSKKRRISKSVRVRKSTTNRMSGTVNIIVQKLCTIVSYVKQLLLIERLSDSCILQLVRTSLQTLLVDNIQLLQLKAISLIGGIYYMYTQHRTYMMDETIQILLKLPLSKRVPRTYHLPDEEQRQIQLVTALLIQMIHHCANLPEVVRLTPGNPSLDISIDADYPSKCHEAVTESCCLFWSRILQRYTSTKNQDASEVKSMMENLVMDLLTTLNLPEYPASAPILEVLCVLLLQNAGPKSKDTSARTMAIDLLGTIAARLKHDAVVCRNEKFWIVQVLMDSENSDPSYLRDVCAICLDSTAERASLECQGCHRPFHLDCIGGREQDVSSRTFDCQVCLCEKQLLVLKTHCESESKDDQKQNRISKKSSRASSSVTKQEIIQQMLLNYLQDAGSADELNLFMRWFYLCLWYKDDPASPQKFLYFLARMKSREILRDSFSFSSLLTRDSVKKITLALGQKSSFARGFDKILQVLLAGLRENSPVIRAKAMRAVSIIVEADPEVLGNKLVQTAVEGRFCDSAISVREAALELVGKHIASHPDVGIKYFEKVAERIKDTGVSVRKRAIKIIKDMCTSSTDFSQSTTAFVAIISRINDEESSIQDLVCKTFYEFWFEEPSGWQNRTFKDNSSVPLEVTKKTEQVAETLRRMSSHQPLAIVIKRILALDFFPQSAKAAGINPVLLSSVRRRCELMCKCLLEKSLQVAETNSEEGEVRMLPYILLLHSFCLVDPTLCAPASDPSQFIITLQPYLKSQSDNRVAAQMLESILFIIDSVLPLLRKLPETVAEELEQDLKQMIVRHSFLTVVHACIKCLCSVGKVSGKGASVIQYLIQLFYKRLDALGFDNKQQVGRSLFCLGLLIRYGSPLLDMSAFNPRNMDVASNINLFKKYLQAEDFIIKVRALQALGYVFIACPECMLQKDVGKILEATLSTSADVRLKMQSLQNMYEYLLDAESRMEKDKASNDVNNPSADGTSVPVAAGAGDTNICGGIVQLYWNSILARCLDANEHVRQASLKIVEIVLRQGLVHPITCVPYLIALETDPEEVNAKLSHHLLMNMNEKYPAFCESRLGDGLHLSFIFIRTMSGDLPEMSNNKSPAKLFNNIKGKGDVGSSTFARHGVARIYKLIRGNRISRNRFMSSIVHKFETPTCSDSVIPFLMYCAEILALLPFTLPDEPLYLIYTINRVVQVSSGAVESNIKDFLHLLQGNVHKTNGNGMVQAAQLGSTTNPGSERNMATEGNLTLPMELPNHLYGEESCKDPNTNPIPSRDPYTISASDFQKIQANFLAAGALQLLLKLKRHLKIVYGLDDIRCQAFSPTEPVKPGESLGRQNIPFTISDINIDPPNTYEDVMRRYQEFKNALREDTVDYSTYSANIKRKRPPSTSARRGKAVRMADMDDEEGYDDEDWGNSVGRMNKSAGKRGSYMRTRQRQQL; encoded by the exons GAATcttaaaaatgaagaaagcatTCAACCAGATGGTTATGTGGGAAAGTTAAATATAACCAATGATGTTTTGAGACATGAGGCAGAATCACTTGAATATGTCTCTCCAG GTCCTGGTATGGAGTCAACAAATCGAGGTAATTTGACCCAATCAAAGTTCTTTGAGCGGAGCATGCCTGCCATAAATCAAGTGCCAACTGACTCATTAGGGACAACCAATTATCAGCAAGATCACAATGCTAATAAT GATATTATTAACTCTTCCCGAAAACCAAAAGTGAAAAGGAGAACAAAAGCTGACATACCGTCAGCACCTTGTCCTGATTCCCGTGAGGGTCAAG ATGCAGCTGTAGGGGGATTTTGTGAATGGTTGGAGGACATATGTAACAGAGCAGAAATTCCTTCTGATGACAGAGAAGAAACAGAATGGCAATCGTTGACCCAATCTGATCTTAAGGCTCTAGTCAATGAAATCATGTCAATTCGATCTAAGAATTTACTCCACATAGTTCCAGCTGACACTCTTTCAAGGATGTTAAAAGTTTTAGATCGCCAGATTCATCGAGCAGAAGGACTTTCAATAGATGATTGTGAGAAG TTGGATGCTGAGGTGGTATCATCCCTTTATTGTGCTCTGGAGTCAATTCATGCAGCTTTAGCTATTATGGCTCATGATGGCATGCCTAAACAGATTTACAAGGAAGAG TATATTGAAAGGATCTTGGATTTTTCAAGACATCAAATTTTGGATGTTATGTTTGCATGTGATCCAGCATATCGGGCCCTACACAAACCCAATTATAATTTGGATG ATGAGGAAGATGATGAAGTTGAGGATTTTGGCTCAAGCAGTAAGAAGAGGCGAATTTCTAAGAGTGTAAGAGTTAGAAAATCAACAACAAACCG GATGTCTGGTACAGTAAACATTATTGTTCAGAAATTGTGTACCATTGTCAGTTATGTTAAGCAGCTGTTGTTGATAGAACGCTTATCAGATAGTTGCATTCTGCAACTTGTGCGAACTAGTTTACAGACTCTTTTGGTGGATAATATCCAGCTTTTGCAGCTGAAAGCTATCAGTTTAATTGGTGGG ATTTATTACATGTACACTCAGCATCGGACATATATGATGGATGAAACTATTCAAATACTTCTAAAGCTGCCGCTTTCTAAAAGAGTACCAAGAACTTATCATCTTCCGGATGAAGAACAAAGGCAGATTCAGTTAGTCACTGCTCTATTGATTCAAATGATTCATCATTGTGCAAATCTTCCTGAAGTCGTGAGGCTAACTCCTGGAAATCCTTCACTGGACATTTCTATTGATGCTGATTACCCCTCTAAATGTCATGAGGCAGTTACAGAGTCATGCTGCCTCTTTTGGAGTCGAATTCTTCAGCGGTATACAAGCACAAAAAATCAGGATGCATCTGAAGTGAAGTCAATGATGGAAAATCTTGTGATGGATTTGCTCACTACTCTGAACTTACCGGAGTATCCAGCTTCAGCTCCTATTCTAGAG GTTCTGTGTGTATTACTACTTCAGAATGCTGGGCCGAAATCAAAAGATACTTCTGCCAGAACAATGGCCATTGACCTTCTCGGTACAATTGCTGCAAGGTTAAAACATGATGCGGTAGTATGTAGGAATGAAAAGTTTTGGATCGTACAGGTCTTGATGGATAGTGAAAATAGTGACCCTAGCTATCTGAGAGATGTCTGTGCTATTTGTTTGGATTCAACTGCTGAAAGGGCTAGTCTCGAATGTCAAGGCTGTCACAGGCCATTCCATCTTGATTGTATAGGAGGAAGAGAGCAGGATGTTTCTTCTCGAACCTTTGATTGTCAGGTTTGCTTATGCGAGAAACAACTTCTTGTGTTAAAAACGCATTGTGAGTCCGAATCAAAGGATGACCAGAAACAAAATCGTATTTCCAAAAAATCTTCCCGAGCTTCATCCTCAGTAACAAAACAGGAGATTATTCAACAAATGCTCCTAAATTATTTGCAGGATGCAGGGTCTGCAGATGAACTAAACCTCTTTATGCGCTG GTTTTATCTTTGTCTTTGGTATAAAGATGATCCTGCTTCTCCACAAAAGTTCCTCTACTTCCTTGCGAGGATGAAATCAAGGGAAATTCTGCGAGActcgttttctttttcttctcttctgaCAAGGGATTcagtgaaaaaaattactctgGCATTGGGTCAAAAGAGTTCCTTTGCTAGAGGATTTGACAAGATACTTCAAGTGCTTTTG GCCGGCCTGAGGGAGAACTCACCAGTGATTCGTGCTAAGGCAATGCGAGCG GTTAGTATTATTGTAGAAGCAGATCCCGAGGTTTTGGGTAACAAGCTTGTGCAAACAGCAGTTGAAGGGAGGTTTTGTGACTCTGCTATATCAGTAAGAGAAGCAGCACTTGAGCTTGTTGGAAAGCACATTGCTTCACATCCTGATGTTGGTATAAAG TATTTTGAGAAGGTAGCAGAGAGGATTAAGGATACTGGAGTAAGTGTCCGAAAACGagctattaaaattatcaaggATATGTGTACCTCCTCCACTGACTTTTCACAGAGCACCACTGCTTTTGTGGCGATAATTTCTCGTATCAATGATGAAGAATCCAGCATACAG GACCTGGTCTGCAAGACATTTTATGAGTTTTGGTTTGAGGAGCCTTCTGGTTGGCAAAACCGTACTTTCAAAGATAACAGTTCGGTTCCTCTAGAAGTGACTAAGAAGACAGAACAGGTTGCTGAGACTTTGAGAAGGATGTCCAGTCACCAACCCCTTGCtattgtcattaaaagaatCTTAGCCCTTGATTTCTTTCCCCAATCTGCTAAAGCTGCTGGGATAAACCCTGTATTACTTTCATCCGTACGCAGGCGCTGTGAGCTAATGTGCAAGTGTCTGCTGGAAAAATCATTGCAG GTTGCTGAGACAAACAGTGAGGAAGGAGAAGTCCGCATGCTTCCGTATATTCTTCTATTGCATTCATTCTGTCTGGTGGATCCTACATTATGTGCACCAGCCTCTGACCCTTCACAGTTTATTATCACACTACAACCATATTTGAAGAGTCAG TCTGACAATCGAGTGGCTGCTCAGATGCTGGAGAGcatattgtttataattgaTTCTGTCTTGCCATTATTGCGGAAACTTCCTGAGACTGTTGCGGAGGAACTTGAACAAGACCTCAAACAAATGATAGTGCGACACTCTTTCCTGACAGTTGTCCACGCTTGCATAAA ATGTTTATGCTCTGTGGGGAAAGTATCAGGAAAAGGTGCAAGTGTTATTCAGTATCTTATCCAGTTGTTCTACAAACGTCTGGATGCATTGGGGTTTGATAACAAGCAG CAAGTAGGTAGATCTCTGTTTTGTCTTGGGTTGTTGATACGCTATGGTAGCCCATTGTTGGATATGTCTGCTTTCAACCCAAGAAACATGGATGTAGCAAGCAATATCAACTTATTCAAAAAGTATCTTCAGGCTGAAGACTTCATCATTAAAGTTAGGGCATTACAG GCTTTAGGTTATGTTTTTATTGCTTGTCCTGAATGTATGCTGCAAAAGGATGTTGGTAAAATTTTGGAGGCAACTTTGTCCACCAGTGCTGATGTTCGTCTGAAG ATGCAATCACTACAGAACATGTACGAGTATCTTCTGGATGCGGAAAGCCGAATGGAGAAAGATAAAGCTAGCAATGATGTTAATAATCCATCTGCTGATGGTACCAGTGTCCCCGTTGCTGCCGGTGCTGGCGATACTAACATTTGTGGTGGTATAGTTCAGCTATATTGGAATAGTATCTTAGCAAGATGTCTGGATGCAAATGAACATGTCCGTCAAGCTTCTCTCAAG ATTGTTGAAATTGTGCTGCGCCAAGGTCTTGTACATCCTATTACTTGTGTACCGTATCTCATTGCACTTGAAACAGATCCGGAGGAAGTAAATGCAAAGTTGTCTCATCATCTCTTGATGAATATGAATGAGAA GTATCCAGCTTTCTGCGAAAGCCGTCTTGGTGATGGACTtcatttgtcatttattttcattcgTACCATGAGTGGAGATCTCCCTGAAATGTCCAATAATAAGTCCCCAGCCAAATTATTTAACAATATTAAGGGAAAAGGAGATGTTGGGTCTTCAACATTTGCGCGGCATGGTGTTGCTCGAATCTATAAGCTCATTCGTGGAAATCGTATTTCAAGAAACagattcatgtcctccattgTACACAAATTTGAAACACCGACCTGCAGTGATTCTGTGATACCGTTTCTAAT GTATTGCGCAGAGATTCTTGCTCTACTACCTTTCACATTACCTGATGAGCCTCTTTATTTGATCTATACTATAAACCGAGTGGTACAAGTTAGCTCGGGGGCAGTAGAATCAAACATTAAGGACTTTTTGCATTTATTACAAGGAAATGTTCATAAAACCAATGGGAATGGGATGGTACAAGCCGCTCAACTTGGTAGCACTACAAACCCTGGTAGTGAAAGAAACATGGCAACTGAGGGGAACCTGACACTACCCATGGAGTTACCGAATCATCTTTATGGGGAAGAATCATGTAAGGATCCAAATACAAATCCCATACCCTCGAGAGATCCCTATACCATCTCTGCAAGTGATTTTCAGAAAATCCAG GCCAACTTTCTAGCAGCTGGAGCACTGCAACTGCTTTTAAAGCTCAAGAGGCACTTGAAGATTGTTTATGGCCTAGATGATATCCGATGCCAG GCATTTTCTCCTACTGAACCGGTTAAACCAGGCGAAAGTTTAGGACGGCAGAATATTCCATTCACTATCAGTGATATTAATATTGACCCTCCCAACACATACGAAGACGTCATGCGGAGATATCAG GAATTCAAGAATGCCTTGAGGGAAGACACGGTTGACTATTCAACCTACTCAGCAAACATCAAGAGGAAACGGCCACCCTCCACGAGTGCAAGACGAGGGAAGGCTGTCCGAATGGCAGATATGGATGATGAAGAAGGCTATGATGATGAAGATTGGGGTAACAGTGTGGGCAGGATGAACAAGAGTGCCGGCAAGAGAGGTAGTTACATGAGAACGAGGCAGCGACAACAGTTGTAA
- the LOC125205466 gene encoding sister chromatid cohesion protein SCC2 isoform X3, whose product MSNPAGGGGFGGHHRGITLSNTVHSEVAPCLPLPSLPVFCGGRDQELRLFDNRGGASRRNASGADVAGRIADLLRNADVSYLNLKNEESIQPDGYVGKLNITNDVLRHEAESLEYVSPGPGMESTNRGNLTQSKFFERSMPAINQVPTDSLGTTNYQQDHNANNDIINSSRKPKVKRRTKADIPSAPCPDSREGQDAAVGGFCEWLEDICNRAEIPSDDREETEWQSLTQSDLKALVNEIMSIRSKNLLHIVPADTLSRMLKVLDRQIHRAEGLSIDDCEKLDAEVVSSLYCALESIHAALAIMAHDGMPKQIYKEEYIERILDFSRHQILDVMFACDPAYRALHKPNYNLDDEEDDEVEDFGSSSKKRRISKSVRVRKSTTNRMSGTVNIIVQKLCTIVSYVKQLLLIERLSDSCILQLVRTSLQTLLVDNIQLLQLKAISLIGGIYYMYTQHRTYMMDETIQILLKLPLSKRVPRTYHLPDEEQRQIQLVTALLIQMIHHCANLPEVVRLTPGNPSLDISIDADYPSKCHEAVTESCCLFWSRILQRYTSTKNQDASEVKSMMENLVMDLLTTLNLPEYPASAPILEVLCVLLLQNAGPKSKDTSARTMAIDLLGTIAARLKHDAVVCRNEKFWIVQVLMDSENSDPSYLRDVCAICLDSTAERASLECQGCHRPFHLDCIGGREQDVSSRTFDCQVCLCEKQLLVLKTHCESESKDDQKQNRISKKSSRASSSVTKQEIIQQMLLNYLQDAGSADELNLFMRWFYLCLWYKDDPASPQKFLYFLARMKSREILRDSFSFSSLLTRDSVKKITLALGQKSSFARGFDKILQVLLAGLRENSPVIRAKAMRAVSIIVEADPEVLGNKLVQTAVEGRFCDSAISVREAALELVGKHIASHPDVGIKYFEKVAERIKDTGVSVRKRAIKIIKDMCTSSTDFSQSTTAFVAIISRINDEESSIQDLVCKTFYEFWFEEPSGWQNRTFKDNSSVPLEVTKKTEQVAETLRRMSSHQPLAIVIKRILALDFFPQSAKAAGINPVLLSSVRRRCELMCKCLLEKSLQVAETNSEEGEVRMLPYILLLHSFCLVDPTLCAPASDPSQFIITLQPYLKSQSDNRVAAQMLESILFIIDSVLPLLRKLPETVAEELEQDLKQMIVRHSFLTVVHACIKCLCSVGKVSGKGASVIQYLIQLFYKRLDALGFDNKQQVGRSLFCLGLLIRYGSPLLDMSAFNPRNMDVASNINLFKKYLQAEDFIIKVRALQALGYVFIACPECMLQKDVGKILEATLSTSADVRLKMQSLQNMYEYLLDAESRMEKDKASNDVNNPSADGTSVPVAAGAGDTNICGGIVQLYWNSILARCLDANEHVRQASLKIVEIVLRQGLVHPITCVPYLIALETDPEEVNAKLSHHLLMNMNENCDDSGIQLSAKAVLVMDFICHLFSFVP is encoded by the exons GAATcttaaaaatgaagaaagcatTCAACCAGATGGTTATGTGGGAAAGTTAAATATAACCAATGATGTTTTGAGACATGAGGCAGAATCACTTGAATATGTCTCTCCAG GTCCTGGTATGGAGTCAACAAATCGAGGTAATTTGACCCAATCAAAGTTCTTTGAGCGGAGCATGCCTGCCATAAATCAAGTGCCAACTGACTCATTAGGGACAACCAATTATCAGCAAGATCACAATGCTAATAAT GATATTATTAACTCTTCCCGAAAACCAAAAGTGAAAAGGAGAACAAAAGCTGACATACCGTCAGCACCTTGTCCTGATTCCCGTGAGGGTCAAG ATGCAGCTGTAGGGGGATTTTGTGAATGGTTGGAGGACATATGTAACAGAGCAGAAATTCCTTCTGATGACAGAGAAGAAACAGAATGGCAATCGTTGACCCAATCTGATCTTAAGGCTCTAGTCAATGAAATCATGTCAATTCGATCTAAGAATTTACTCCACATAGTTCCAGCTGACACTCTTTCAAGGATGTTAAAAGTTTTAGATCGCCAGATTCATCGAGCAGAAGGACTTTCAATAGATGATTGTGAGAAG TTGGATGCTGAGGTGGTATCATCCCTTTATTGTGCTCTGGAGTCAATTCATGCAGCTTTAGCTATTATGGCTCATGATGGCATGCCTAAACAGATTTACAAGGAAGAG TATATTGAAAGGATCTTGGATTTTTCAAGACATCAAATTTTGGATGTTATGTTTGCATGTGATCCAGCATATCGGGCCCTACACAAACCCAATTATAATTTGGATG ATGAGGAAGATGATGAAGTTGAGGATTTTGGCTCAAGCAGTAAGAAGAGGCGAATTTCTAAGAGTGTAAGAGTTAGAAAATCAACAACAAACCG GATGTCTGGTACAGTAAACATTATTGTTCAGAAATTGTGTACCATTGTCAGTTATGTTAAGCAGCTGTTGTTGATAGAACGCTTATCAGATAGTTGCATTCTGCAACTTGTGCGAACTAGTTTACAGACTCTTTTGGTGGATAATATCCAGCTTTTGCAGCTGAAAGCTATCAGTTTAATTGGTGGG ATTTATTACATGTACACTCAGCATCGGACATATATGATGGATGAAACTATTCAAATACTTCTAAAGCTGCCGCTTTCTAAAAGAGTACCAAGAACTTATCATCTTCCGGATGAAGAACAAAGGCAGATTCAGTTAGTCACTGCTCTATTGATTCAAATGATTCATCATTGTGCAAATCTTCCTGAAGTCGTGAGGCTAACTCCTGGAAATCCTTCACTGGACATTTCTATTGATGCTGATTACCCCTCTAAATGTCATGAGGCAGTTACAGAGTCATGCTGCCTCTTTTGGAGTCGAATTCTTCAGCGGTATACAAGCACAAAAAATCAGGATGCATCTGAAGTGAAGTCAATGATGGAAAATCTTGTGATGGATTTGCTCACTACTCTGAACTTACCGGAGTATCCAGCTTCAGCTCCTATTCTAGAG GTTCTGTGTGTATTACTACTTCAGAATGCTGGGCCGAAATCAAAAGATACTTCTGCCAGAACAATGGCCATTGACCTTCTCGGTACAATTGCTGCAAGGTTAAAACATGATGCGGTAGTATGTAGGAATGAAAAGTTTTGGATCGTACAGGTCTTGATGGATAGTGAAAATAGTGACCCTAGCTATCTGAGAGATGTCTGTGCTATTTGTTTGGATTCAACTGCTGAAAGGGCTAGTCTCGAATGTCAAGGCTGTCACAGGCCATTCCATCTTGATTGTATAGGAGGAAGAGAGCAGGATGTTTCTTCTCGAACCTTTGATTGTCAGGTTTGCTTATGCGAGAAACAACTTCTTGTGTTAAAAACGCATTGTGAGTCCGAATCAAAGGATGACCAGAAACAAAATCGTATTTCCAAAAAATCTTCCCGAGCTTCATCCTCAGTAACAAAACAGGAGATTATTCAACAAATGCTCCTAAATTATTTGCAGGATGCAGGGTCTGCAGATGAACTAAACCTCTTTATGCGCTG GTTTTATCTTTGTCTTTGGTATAAAGATGATCCTGCTTCTCCACAAAAGTTCCTCTACTTCCTTGCGAGGATGAAATCAAGGGAAATTCTGCGAGActcgttttctttttcttctcttctgaCAAGGGATTcagtgaaaaaaattactctgGCATTGGGTCAAAAGAGTTCCTTTGCTAGAGGATTTGACAAGATACTTCAAGTGCTTTTG GCCGGCCTGAGGGAGAACTCACCAGTGATTCGTGCTAAGGCAATGCGAGCG GTTAGTATTATTGTAGAAGCAGATCCCGAGGTTTTGGGTAACAAGCTTGTGCAAACAGCAGTTGAAGGGAGGTTTTGTGACTCTGCTATATCAGTAAGAGAAGCAGCACTTGAGCTTGTTGGAAAGCACATTGCTTCACATCCTGATGTTGGTATAAAG TATTTTGAGAAGGTAGCAGAGAGGATTAAGGATACTGGAGTAAGTGTCCGAAAACGagctattaaaattatcaaggATATGTGTACCTCCTCCACTGACTTTTCACAGAGCACCACTGCTTTTGTGGCGATAATTTCTCGTATCAATGATGAAGAATCCAGCATACAG GACCTGGTCTGCAAGACATTTTATGAGTTTTGGTTTGAGGAGCCTTCTGGTTGGCAAAACCGTACTTTCAAAGATAACAGTTCGGTTCCTCTAGAAGTGACTAAGAAGACAGAACAGGTTGCTGAGACTTTGAGAAGGATGTCCAGTCACCAACCCCTTGCtattgtcattaaaagaatCTTAGCCCTTGATTTCTTTCCCCAATCTGCTAAAGCTGCTGGGATAAACCCTGTATTACTTTCATCCGTACGCAGGCGCTGTGAGCTAATGTGCAAGTGTCTGCTGGAAAAATCATTGCAG GTTGCTGAGACAAACAGTGAGGAAGGAGAAGTCCGCATGCTTCCGTATATTCTTCTATTGCATTCATTCTGTCTGGTGGATCCTACATTATGTGCACCAGCCTCTGACCCTTCACAGTTTATTATCACACTACAACCATATTTGAAGAGTCAG TCTGACAATCGAGTGGCTGCTCAGATGCTGGAGAGcatattgtttataattgaTTCTGTCTTGCCATTATTGCGGAAACTTCCTGAGACTGTTGCGGAGGAACTTGAACAAGACCTCAAACAAATGATAGTGCGACACTCTTTCCTGACAGTTGTCCACGCTTGCATAAA ATGTTTATGCTCTGTGGGGAAAGTATCAGGAAAAGGTGCAAGTGTTATTCAGTATCTTATCCAGTTGTTCTACAAACGTCTGGATGCATTGGGGTTTGATAACAAGCAG CAAGTAGGTAGATCTCTGTTTTGTCTTGGGTTGTTGATACGCTATGGTAGCCCATTGTTGGATATGTCTGCTTTCAACCCAAGAAACATGGATGTAGCAAGCAATATCAACTTATTCAAAAAGTATCTTCAGGCTGAAGACTTCATCATTAAAGTTAGGGCATTACAG GCTTTAGGTTATGTTTTTATTGCTTGTCCTGAATGTATGCTGCAAAAGGATGTTGGTAAAATTTTGGAGGCAACTTTGTCCACCAGTGCTGATGTTCGTCTGAAG ATGCAATCACTACAGAACATGTACGAGTATCTTCTGGATGCGGAAAGCCGAATGGAGAAAGATAAAGCTAGCAATGATGTTAATAATCCATCTGCTGATGGTACCAGTGTCCCCGTTGCTGCCGGTGCTGGCGATACTAACATTTGTGGTGGTATAGTTCAGCTATATTGGAATAGTATCTTAGCAAGATGTCTGGATGCAAATGAACATGTCCGTCAAGCTTCTCTCAAG ATTGTTGAAATTGTGCTGCGCCAAGGTCTTGTACATCCTATTACTTGTGTACCGTATCTCATTGCACTTGAAACAGATCCGGAGGAAGTAAATGCAAAGTTGTCTCATCATCTCTTGATGAATATGAATGAGAA TTGTGACGATTCAGGTATCCAGCTTTCTGCGAAAGCCGTCTTGGTGATGGACTtcatttgtcatttattttcattcgTACCATGA